The Rhododendron vialii isolate Sample 1 chromosome 1a, ASM3025357v1 region CACACATGAGAGAGCCAGAGTTCATTACCACACTCacaaatattctctctctcatctgtgtTTCGTTCAGACTCTAGATGACAATTTCGTTCAGACAgatctttgatttttttagcatttatcaattttgcgtcaaacttttgtgacttattgattcgtctagaCGAGAGgattcggaaaagtaaaaatttttgatcgaaactcataatttttttgaataaagatgaaaataagtcaaaaaaacaacttattttacttatttttgtctttttaaaaaaaattatgagtttcgatcaaaatttatacttttttgattcttctcgCCAAGAAGAATCgataagttacaaaagtttgacgcaaactaacaaatacaaaagaaaaaaaattgaataaagacaaaataagttaCTATTTCACTTATGAAGCCAAATCCACCCTAAGTGTACATTGGTAATTTCGTCATTTAAGTAGTAGAGGGATAGTATGTTAATTTTAGTGTATATGGAtattttggtcatttaaatttacaagggtaatatggtcattttagtgtatattgatattttagtcattttaaattttagtatatagtagtATGTAATTGGGCCAATGGGCGGGTCATGTTTGTTTTTAAATAAATGAGTCAGGCTgtgtatgggtaattagactcataattaatgggtctacaTGGGTCATTAaaccattaaagacccaacccacttacaaTTTAACCAATTTGGCCCAAACCTGtccatttgccacccctaagTCTAAcctattttttgttgatttcttttcctattgGGTTTATTTTTCCATATATATCCCTTTTATCAAGGATTTGAATCCTTGTTGCATACAACAATTTATTATATATGCGTTAATACATCATCAATGATTAAACATACCCATTATAAATAGTGCTAGAGGCACATCACCCCAGCCACACCTCCTGCATGTGAGAGGGTATGGTTGAGGTGTGGCTGAGGTGAcgtgcctctagcatttttgttataAATAACCTACACTgaacaaagaaaaatgttttccttttcttctcaaACTCATCAACAATGAAGAAACAAGAAGGACATGGTAACTTCCCAGATGATTGCTGGGAACTTATATTCCAAAAACTTAGAGAAGATGATGAGCGTGCCTTGGATTCGATATCTTTGGTCTCAAAGCGGTTCCTTTCAATATCTAATCGGGTGAAGCTTAGTTTGAAGGTAAGGGACAAGACACTCCCTCTACTCCTAAATCTTCTTCGAAGATTTCAAAACATCGAAACCCTACTCATCACTGCCCACAAGGAAATAGATGGACTCCTTGATCTGATTTCGCGGTCTGGTGTATTGAATCTCCAAGCCATAGAGTTTCGTTGGTGTATGACAGAACCTCCGCGAGCTGGTTTCAAGGCATTGGCGTTGAATAAGAATATAAAAGACGATCTGAAGGTATTGGATTGCTTCGGACTGGTCTCTATGCAAGACAAGGATTTGGTTTTGATAGCGGATTTGTTCCCACGGTTAGAGGAACTCAGGATTCAAGCGGGTAAGTATTTTACGATTGGCAAGGTTGCAGCACGTATAACAGATGGTGTGGATGCACTGGCATCAAAGCTTAAGCAATTGAAGGAGATTGCGTTGGAAGGTGATGGTGGTTTCATTGCTGGCCGATCGCTTATTTCTCTGTCCACAAAGTGTGTGAAACTAAGTAAAATTAGTCTTTGGACGAGCCGTGGCGGTCAACATTATGTGACTGGAGGCGGCATTGATTTTGTGATGCGGCATAGTCCCAATTTAACCTCTCTCTCactaaatttgttttttgtacAACCTTCTGCATTCTCTGTTACCACTGAAAATGCTTTCACCGATGCCAAAAATCTGCATTCTCTAACTATGTATTGACAACTCATTTCAGGCAAGCAAATATGTTCAATCGCAAAAGCACGCCCTTCATTAAAGATGCTCCAGCTCAATTGTTTCGAAGGCAAGTATTTTGAAATCCATGGTGCATTAAAATTGCTTTTGCAGGCATGTCAGTTGACACTAAAAGAGCTAATCCTAGTTCGTTGGTCCCTCACAGACACAGCTATAAGTGATTTGGCTCAGCATCTCTCTAATCTAACTTTTATAGATCTTCATGCATGTTTTGGGTTGACTAGTGTCATATTTTACACCCTCACGAAAAGTTGCCCTTCGCTTGAAACACTTAAGATGGCATACACGAGAGAACAAGTGATGGATAATTTTTCTCCAAAACGTTTACATGAAAACTACCGTATGCGACACCTTGATGTCTTTAGTAATTTGTTGTTGACTGATATGATGCTCAAGAACTTTGGGCAAGTATGCCCAAATCTAAAATTCCTCTCTGTAAGTGAATTTAAGCGCCTCACCAATCTTGGCATTGGAGAAGTTTTGAGGAGATGCCCTGCCATAACTGCATATCAATGGTATTGAGGTTTCAGATGTTTTTGGATGCTGTTCTGACCATTCTGTAGTGAATTTGAAGACTTTGAAAGCTCGTCACACACAGATTAATGACGAAGGAATGGCAATGATTGGAAATAGGTGTCGAAATCTCCAATATTTGGACATTGCATTTTGCGAAAACGTGACAGATAAAGGGGTAAGGGAGGTGGTGAGGAATTGTGAAAGACTGAGGCATATAAGTTTAGTTGTGTGTAAAAAAGTGAGCACCGATATTTTACTTGAGATGGTGTTATCAAGGCCCTCCCTTAGGAACATTGTGCCACCATGCTTCCGTGATCTCAGTGAAGAGTTGATAAACACAGTCTTGTTATCCGGATGCCGGCTTGGGGTGGAGTCACACTACTTTTCTTCGAATTGATGACGTGCATGTGATCACGAACAAAACTTTGTTTTGTTATAGTTATGAGTTATGACCTTATAATTCTTTCagtatttccttttttttccttttttaatgtTAGAGCTTTTCTCAAGTTGGTTAATTAAAACCTTCAAAACTAGCATGTAAGTTTGGGCGGCCTCTCCGTTTATTGCCAATTGGTCAACCAACGATTTGTTCTTAGCCCACCAGAGCTGAAATTGCTCTCCACAAAGGTCTTTGCTCAGCCGTAATTGGGCTGTTCAAATTGAATTGAATTATGGGATGATTTGTTGGTCTAGTGTGGAGATGAAACATGGCTCAATATGTGCCACCTGttattcctttttgtttttttctctttatgttTATCAAAACCTTTCACATACCTCACTACTAACTCATCTTAGGGTGGAGTATCACAGCTCACTTCTCTGCCTGTAAAGTGAGCCCTCTGTATTGCATTAATGCAACCAGGAAACAGAGAGATTTCATACACTTGGAGATTGAGAGTGATAGACAAATGAAATTCCTCCGTTAGAAAAAAGAATCTGCTGTCCTTGTTGAGTACCCGAATTTGGCTTCTATCTTTGTCGTAACAGGTGCAACTAATACTTCAGGTAGAGATAATACCGCGCAATCCGTATAGGCACATTATCTGAATCTTTGGCATATAGCTTAGTTTTATATGTCTGTACAAGCCTACAAGTTGTCACAGCTAgttgtatatgtatgtatgtacagggtGACAACAATGGCTGAAGCTAAAGCATGCCTGGAGGCTTTGCGGTGGTCTTTCAGAACATTTGTACAGTTACGCATGGTTGTATCTCGAGGATGGTGACTGTGTTGATTTTTATTCCTTAGAGTACTTTCTTATCCAAGATATGTTAAGACTGATCGCTGCGTAGTTAAAGGCAATTGCTTGGCTTCACTATCGCTTGGTCGCTCCCATGTAGCAGTCCCACCTGGCTACTAGGCTAAGTAAGTTCACCTCAAAATAGATTGGTCGCCCTTCTACCCCTTTCCTAGAGGGTGAAATAGCCTCCAACTGGGCTTATGTTTGTGTGGTAGACCTTGTGTGCCCTCTTCTTTTGGTGCTTTGATGATTTGCTAGAGCACATATTCTATGTCTGATTCCTCAAATTTCCTGATATTTGGCATTTGAGGAATCTGCTGGCTCTTAAGAAAATGAGGTTCCCCAAACAGAGGCAGattccaaagaaaaagaaacaagcaaGTCATACGAAGGATTCGGGCACCCTGTAGGGCACAATCATAGCAGTCCAAAAGTGCTTCTAACGGTTTGGATTTAAAAATAAACTCTTCCAGGTGACTATAATCTCTAAAACTAGAGGGCAAAAAAGCCACTAACTAGACTTACGTTTTTGTTTTAGACATGTGAATCCTTTGTTTACTTCTCCAAGTCGTGAAGGAGATTGCAGCGTATAGTTAGTAATACGTGGGGACGTGGGGGTGTTTGGTTACCAACTTTTTGCCTTTCTCTTTTCTGCCTTGTACATTTTGAGTGCTAACACTGGTCAGAACCCATTAACTCTTGGTTTTGCTTCTATAAGTTTGTGATGTAGTTGcccattgattatttttaacTGTGGGCAAAAGAGGAGGAGGGCAGCAACCAATTTGAGGAGAGACCAATCGGCCATAAATGATAAATTTCAAACGCCCGACTGCGGGCTAATGGTTCACAGCCGGACCGATAGAGTTGCAATGCACAAAGGAGCGTTGGCTGCGTGACCAAAATGTTCAACCTCTCGAACCCACACCATGTAGAAGTGAGCTGTTTACCCGAATAAAAGGGCTACCACCCGGCGGCAATTCCCCTGTTAGTCACAAGCCATTTCTTGTTGCTTAGATGAATCTAATCTCACTCACATTCAAAcaatttgaggagagagaagcaaAAGATCGATCGGTACAGCAGCAGTTACCTGGAAACACAATCTCCTTCAATTTTTGAGCTTTGATATGCCACTGACAATTACTTCCTCTATTGATGAAAAAATATCAGATGTAGCGTTTAAATAAAGGAAAACGATAGAAGAACAGTTTTAATATAACAACAAAAGCCTTCTGCGACCATAGCCGCATGAATTCAAAGTTAATTAATGAAGCAAACAACTAAAATCACCACTCTTCAACGAATCGCCAACCCGGCAGTTGAAGGACAAGAATAAGTTTATCAGCTGTTTGCTGAGATCATCGATACATGGTGGATCAATATTCCTGAGGGAGGGCCTTGACAACAACATTAGAGGTAAAGTACGGGAGCTCACTTTCTCACAATCATCTAGAATTATATCCCTCAGTCTTTGGCAGTTCCTCACCACCTCCATCACCCCTTTATCCGTCACTTTTTCGCAGTTTCCAATGTCCAAATATCGGAGATTTCGACACCTAGTTCCTATCATTGCCATTCCGTTGTCAGCAATTTCTGTCCCGCGAGCTTTCAAAGTCCTCAAATTCAATAGTACAGAGTGATCATCGGAATACCTCCCGAAAACATCTGAAACCTGAAGACCATTGATATTCAGTTGCGTTATTTCGGGGCATTTCCTCAAAACTTCCACAATGCCTACATTGGTGAGGCGCGGACATTCAAGTACACACAGAAATTGCAGATTTGGACAAACATGCCCAAAGTTTATGAGCGTTGAATCATTCAACCACATAGTCTCGCAGATATCAAGGTGCTGCATTCGGTAGTTTTTATGTGTGTAATCCTGAGAAAGAGAGTCGATCTCTTGTCCTCTCGAATATTTTCCCATCAGGCCCATCTTAAGTTTTTGAAGTGAAGGACAGTATTTTGTGAGGGTGCAAAAGGTGACACAGGTCAAATGAAAATGTTCATGAAGATGTATAGAAGTCAGATTAGAGAGATACGGAGCCAAATCAACAATACCCGTGTCTTCGAGTTCAAGGGACCAAGCTCCAAGGGTTAGCTCTTCCAATGTCGATTGACATGCCTGCAAAAGCAATTTTAATGCCCCATGGATTTCAGGATACTGGCCCATGAAGCCCATAAGTTCGAGTTTCTTTAATGGAGGACGTGCTTTTGCGACCAAACAAATACGCTTAATTGTCTGTAACGAGTTCTTGAAACATGGTGAGAGAATGCAGATTTTTGGCGTGGGTGAAAGGGTTTCCAATCGTAAAAGAGAATGTAGAAGGTTGTAGCGACCGCAATTGCAACAAGAGAGAGGTCAAATTGGGACTATGCTGCACCACAAAATCAACGCCGTCTTCAGTCACAAAATCTTGACCACCACGGTATATGCGAAGATTGATTTCCCTGAGTTTCACACAATTTGTTGATAGAGAAATAAGTGATTGATCAGTAATGAAACAAGTATTACCTTCAAAAGCAATCTTCTTCAATTCCTTAAGCTTTGATGCCAAGGCATCCACACCATCATCTGTTATACGTGCCGCAACCTCATCATCGCACATATAATCACTCGCACTAATCCTGAGTTCCTCTAGCCGTGGGAAACAATCTGCAATCAAAACCAAATCGTTGTCTTGAATAGAGATCAGTCCAGAGCAATCCAATACCTTCAATTTATTCTTCATATTCTTATTCAACGCCAGTGCCTTAAAACCATCTCGCGGAGGTTCTGTAGAACACGAAAACGTTAAGGCTTTGAGATTCAATACACCAGACTGTGAAATCTGATGAACGACTCCATCTATGTCGTTATGGGTATCGGTGTTGTCGATGACTATGCTTTCGATGTGTCGAAATCTTCGAAGAAGATTCGGGAGTAGTGGGATTGTCTTGTCGTTCACCTTCAAGCTAAGCTTCACCCGGCTAGATATCGACAGGAACCGCTTTGAGACCAAAGATACCGAATGCAAGTCGCGCTCATCGTCTTCTCGAAGTTTTTGGAATATGAGTTCCCAGCAATCATCCGGGAAGTAACCATGTCGTTGTTTCTTCATTACTGACGAGTTTGAGAAAATAAACGAGATTAAATTTCTTCTTTGTTCAGTGTAGGTCAATTTATAATGGCTGTATTGATGGTTTAGTAACGAATGTATCTCATGGTATGCAACAATGATTCAAATTCTAGGTCAAAAAGGATATGGGGAAAAAAAGTGGAACCAAATTTGGAAAACGGATTGGCAAAAAggggagaagtttttcagtgccaagCGGGTACACGTCGTGCCCGCTTGGCGAATCcgggccgtccatttcggttttggacgacTTGGGTTTGGAGGGAGAAACAAGAgagagtgttggggtgagaggagagagagtggttcaATCTGGGctgtccaatacacttttggacagccCGGATGTGGTGTTCGGGCACTACATCAGCCGGGTGACGTGGTACCCttccggcacccaaaaatttctccaaaaagGGGGATACAAATATAGCGGTTAGGTTGAGTCGGTTGGCCTTGTGAATTTCTCCAAAAAGGGGGATACAAATATAGCGGTTAGGTTGAGTCGGTTGGCCTTGTGGTAAGGCTTGGAATTTCGGAGTTTGCTTCGTTTTAAGGTTTCAGTCTGAAACTTTTCAGGTGCTGTCAGCCCTTTAGGGACCAGCGAAAAACGAATTTTATTGCGGCTTTAATTGGACTTCCCACAAAAGGATGGTGGGATTGAACCCCaagaattagtcaaggtgcgcgtAAATTGCCCTGAACATCTGAGTTATATAAAAAAGCAATTATTAAGAACAAGGAACCGAAGTCCTAATAAGAGACGACCGGTTGTGTTCGCTCGTTAAAAGCTCGGTTGATTTGATGGTTGCTCGAACATTTTTTCGAACCTTATTAAGTTTTTGACGAAGCTCGAACAAATTACTCCTCAACCAGTTTGACTTTTGACGTTTAAAAAATCCTTGGTTAGTGGTCAGCTCGATTTTAAAATTCGTTTATGAGTTCGATTCTTTTCGAAAACAAGATGAGtttgaacatgattttttttcaaacaaatctATTTTTCAGGTTTTGGGCTTTTTGCCTTTTGATGTTTTCAACCATTCATTGGATTTCCCCTCCCTATCCCTGGGTCCTTAAAGGCTAATGAATGTCGAGGTTTGGGACTCAAGTTTTCGATTTTTCCTCGTTGTGAAGCCATCAGTCTTTGGCTCTGTTTAATCGTCATAACTtgtttcaatgattaataaaatcttcctttgccgagaaaaaaaaaatgttttcaaacaAATCTTGAACTGTTAAGGTTAACTGTTCGGCTCGTTTGTTAGCCCACATAGAATTTACTAGCGTTGGCCTCTATAAAGTCTAACCtatttgaatttaatttaatttagggtgaacattatcctccattctattggttgaaatggcgTGGATTCCAATCCAAAGtgaacaaagaaagaagaaatttattcaacttttttccttctcatCAAACTCATCAACAATGGAGAAACAAGGACATGGTCACATTCCAGATGATTGCTGGGAACTTACATTCAAGAAAATGAGACAAGATGATGAGCGTGATTGGATTTTATATCTTTGGTCTCAAAGTGATTTCTTTCAATATCTAATCAGATGAAGCGTAGCTTAAAGGTAAACGACAAGACACTCTCTTTACTCCCAAATTTTTTCCGAAGATTTCAACACATCGAAACCATAGCCATTGACACTGGTGACCGCAAGGGCATAGATGGGCTTGTCAATCAGGATTCAATTTGACCTCTCTCGCgcttaattttgagagatttggTGACTGGAGATGGCATTGATTTTGTGAGGGACATAATCCCAATTTCACCTCTCTCTTGCTAAATTTGGAGTTGTTAAAACCTTCCGCATCCTCTTTCAAGATTGAAAAAGCGTACACCAATGCCAGAAATATGCATTTACCAGGACTCGAGATCTCGTTTCGGACAAGCATATACTTTTAGTTGCAAAAGCACttcctccattaaagaagctCGAGCTCGTTGGTTTTGATTTCGGGGACCAGTATTTGGAGATCTCATTGAAATTGCTTTTGCTGGCATGTCAATTGACATTGGAAGAGCTAACACTAGGAAGTTTTCCCCTCACAGACACAAGTATAAGTGAATTGGCTCAGCATCCCTCTAGTCTAACTTTTATAGAGCTTGATGATTGTTCTGTGGTCACCTTTTACACTCTCACAAAAAGTTGTCCTTTACTTGAAAAACTTAAGATGACATTAATGAGAGGACAAGGGATGGATACTTTTTGTCTGGATTATTTACTTAAAAACAACCGTATGTGGCACCTTGATATCTCCTCGAATACGTGGTTGACTGATATGAATCTCCAGAACTTTGGGCAAGTATGCCCAAATCTAGAATTCTTCTCCTAAGTGTTTGTATGTGCCTCACCAATCTTTGCATTGGAGAAGTTTTGAGGACATGCCCTGCAATAACATATCTGAATATTGATCATATAAAGGTTTCAGATGTTTTCGGGAGATATTATGTCGACCTCTCTGTACTAAACTTAAAGACTTTGAGAACTCGTCGGATGCAAATTGATGATGAAGGAATGACAATGATTGGAAATAGGTGTCTAAATCTCCGATATTTGGACATTGGATCATGCAAAAAATTGACAGATGAAGGCGTAATGGAGGCGGTGAGGAACTGCCAAAGATTGAGGGAGATAAATTTATTTGAGTGCAAAAAAGTGAGCAGCGATATTTTACATCAGATGGTGTTGTCAAGGCCCTCCCTAAGGAGAATCGGTCTGCCACGTTTTGATGATCTCAGTGAACAGATGATGAAGGAATTCTTGTCCTTCGGCTGCTGGCTTAGCGTACCTTCAACAGAACTCTTTTGATTAATTGCCTTCTTGTTAATTTGTGTCTTACAGCTTCTTTTTTCCTGGTACATAAAGGTACCTTTCCAGTAAAGCccaaacacaaaatacaaaaccaGTATACGAGCCAGCGtggcctcttcactcattgctacaaattgattttgagtttgcATGCTTTAATATCTAGTATTCTTATAAAGTAAATTCATTTGTTTGAACCCCTCTAAAAACAATTACATAGAGCATATGAGCATGGGCAGCCTCTTCGTTCATTATCAACTGGTTGTGAGTTGGATGCTTTCACATGGTATTGAAGGTAAATTGTGTatagtttaggggataaaagccagaaaaaagaagaactcCTTTAGTCCTTTTACAACTACGGAACAGATAGTTGTATCTTGGTGAAAGGCCTCGGGGAGGGGATAGtgatgaaatagaaaaaaatgagCACAGTTTAGGGGATAATGACTGTGTTGATTTATAATACACTAATACAGTAGTAGTGGTTTGAGTAGGGTGCAAACTGTTAAGACTGATGACTGCATAGTTAAAAGCTCCACAACCTGTATAGAGCTGTCTTAAGAGAGGTTTAGCTAATTTCGTTTGTTTAACCTTTCTGAAAAGAAAGCCTACGAATGGAATACCTATTACATAGAGCTGGTTCAGGTTCTAGTTCTCCAATCCGATTCTCCGGAAGAAAGAGTATAATTGCTTGGCTTCACTATCGCTCCCATGTAGCAGTCAACCGAGGCTAAGTAAGTTCGCCTTAACAGAGATTCATCGCCCTTCTACCCCTTTCCTAGACAGCGAAAAAGCCTCTAACTAGGCTTATGTTTTTCTGGTAGACCTGTGCTCAGTCATCTCTTACTAACCCAATATTGACACCCTGACTTTGGGCTCTAATTTGCCATAGCACGTATTCCATGTCTGATCCCTCAAATTTCCTGATATTTGGCATTTGAGGAATCTGCTGGCTCTTTGGAAACTCGAGGGTTTTTCTCAAACAGAGGCAGattccaaagaaaaagaaacaaacaagtCATAGG contains the following coding sequences:
- the LOC131303383 gene encoding putative F-box/LRR-repeat protein 8 isoform X3, whose translation is MKKQEGHGNFPDDCWELIFQKLREDDERALDSISLVSKRFLSISNRVKLSLKVRDKTLPLLLNLLRRFQNIETLLITAHKEIDGLLDLISRSGVLNLQAIEFRWCMTEPPRAGFKALALNKNIKDDLKVLDCFGLVSMQDKDLVLIADLFPRLEELRIQAGKYFTIGKVAARITDGVDALASKLKQLKEIALEGKQICSIAKARPSLKMLQLNCFEG
- the LOC131303383 gene encoding F-box/LRR-repeat protein 4-like isoform X1 translates to MKKQEGHGNFPDDCWELIFQKLREDDERALDSISLVSKRFLSISNRVKLSLKVRDKTLPLLLNLLRRFQNIETLLITAHKEIDGLLDLISRSGVLNLQAIEFRWCMTEPPRAGFKALALNKNIKDDLKVLDCFGLVSMQDKDLVLIADLFPRLEELRIQAGKYFTIGKVAARITDGVDALASKLKQLKEIALEGKQICSIAKARPSLKMLQLNCFEGKYFEIHGALKLLLQACQLTLKELILVRWSLTDTAISDLAQHLSNLTFIDLHACFGLTSVIFYTLTKSCPSLETLKMAYTREQVMDNFSPKRLHENYRMRHLDVFSNLLLTDMMLKNFGQVCPNLKFLSVSEFKRLTNLGIGEVLRRCPAITAYQWY
- the LOC131303383 gene encoding uncharacterized protein LOC131303383 isoform X2; protein product: MKKQEGHGNFPDDCWELIFQKLREDDERALDSISLVSKRFLSISNRVKLSLKVRDKTLPLLLNLLRRFQNIETLLITAHKEIDGLLDLISRSGVLNLQAIEFRWCMTEPPRAGFKALALNKNIKDDLKVLDCFGLVSMQDKDLVLIADLFPRLEELRIQAGKQICSIAKARPSLKMLQLNCFEGKYFEIHGALKLLLQACQLTLKELILVRWSLTDTAISDLAQHLSNLTFIDLHACFGLTSVIFYTLTKSCPSLETLKMAYTREQVMDNFSPKRLHENYRMRHLDVFSNLLLTDMMLKNFGQVCPNLKFLSVSEFKRLTNLGIGEVLRRCPAITAYQWY
- the LOC131303383 gene encoding uncharacterized protein LOC131303383 isoform X4; translation: MKKQEGHGNFPDDCWELIFQKLREDDERALDSISLVSKRFLSISNRVKLSLKVRDKTLPLLLNLLRRFQNIETLLITAHKEIDGLLDLISRSGVLNLQAIEFRWCMTEPPRAGFKALALNKNIKDDLKVLDCFGLVSMQDKDLVLIADLFPRLEELRIQAGKQICSIAKARPSLKMLQLNCFEG
- the LOC131326329 gene encoding uncharacterized protein LOC131326329, translating into MGFMGQYPEIHGALKLLLQACQSTLEELTLGAWSLELEDTGIVDLAPYLSNLTSIHLHEHFHLTCVTFCTLTKYCPSLQKLKMGLMGKYSRGQEIDSLSQDYTHKNYRMQHLDICETMWLNDSTLINFGHVCPNLQFLCVLECPRLTNVGIVEVLRKCPEITQLNINGLQVSDVFGRYSDDHSVLLNLRTLKARGTEIADNGMAMIGTRCRNLRYLDIGNCEKVTDKGVMEVVRNCQRLRDIILDDCEKVSSRTLPLMLLSRPSLRNIDPPCIDDLSKQLINLFLSFNCRVGDSLKSGDFSCLLH
- the LOC131326339 gene encoding uncharacterized protein LOC131326339, encoding MKKQRHGYFPDDCWELIFQKLREDDERDLHSVSLVSKRFLSISSRVKLSLKVNDKTIPLLPNLLRRFRHIESIVIDNTDTHNDIDGVVHQISQSGVLNLKALTFSCSTEPPRDGFKALALNKNMKNKLKVLDCSGLISIQDNDLVLIADCFPRLEELRISASDYMCDDEVAARITDDGVDALASKLKELKKIAFEGNTCFITDQSLISLSTNCVKLREINLRIYRGGQDFVTEDGVDFVVQHSPNLTSLLLQLRSLQPSTFSFTIGNPFTHAKNLHSLTMFQELVTDN
- the LOC131326346 gene encoding uncharacterized protein LOC131326346; this translates as MAWIPIQSEQRKKKFIQLFSFSSNSSTMEKQGHGHIPDDCWELTFKKMRQDDERDWILYLWTRDLVSDKHILLVAKALPPLKKLELVGFDFGDQYLEISLKLLLLACQLTLEELTLGSFPLTDTSISELAQHPSSLTFIELDDCSVVTFYTLTKSCPLLEKLKMTLMRGQGMDTFCLDYLLKNNRMWHLDISSNTWLTDMNLQNFGQVSDVFGRYYVDLSVLNLKTLRTRRMQIDDEGMTMIGNRCLNLRYLDIGSCKKLTDEGVMEAVRNCQRLREINLFECKKVSSDILHQMVLSRPSLRRIGLPRFDDLSEQMMKEFLSFGCWLSVPSTELF